One genomic region from Anopheles bellator chromosome 2, idAnoBellAS_SP24_06.2, whole genome shotgun sequence encodes:
- the LOC131207309 gene encoding uncharacterized protein LOC131207309 translates to MQSRTMSSAVSALVLLIVCCVGLSAGRVVHRISDYNKPMAEPVRQCRTICLAKHLHDAINNVVVTDECTDRPNCFMCWDYCKILHEEKRIVRDLMCSDAICYSGCKTACMYYTNFFSDFFREHKHKLATAAGSPRPGPSFPTIVTP, encoded by the exons ATGCAGTCTCGAACCATGTCGTCAGCAGTCAGCGCCCTGGTCCTGCTGATCGTTTGCTGTGTCGGACTAAGCGCCGGTCGTGTAGTGCATCGCATCAGTGACTACAATAAACCGATGGCGGAACCGGTACGCCAGTGTCGTACCATTTGCCTCGCGAAGCATCTACACGACGCGATCAACAACGTCGTCGTGACGGACGAGTGCACCGATCGGCCAAACTGTTTCATGTGCTGGGACTACTGCAAAATTTTGCACGAAGAGAAGCGCATCGTCCGCGATCTGATGTGCAGTGATGCGATTTGT TATTCGGGATGCAAAACGGCGTGCATGTACTACACCAACTTCTTCAGCGACTTCTTCCGGGAGCACAAGCACaagctggccaccgccgcgggCAGTCCTCGACCGGGACCGAGTTTTCCAACAATAGTAACACCATGA